The genomic region GGCGGCATCACGCTGGAAACGGTGGGTTCGAACGCGAACAACGGCAGCCTGCGCTTCTTCGGCATCACGCAAGACCAGGCCTTCAGCACGGTGTTCCTGACCATCGACGGCCTGGACGACGCGGCGGGTATCGACAACATCCGCGTGGCCGCGGTGCCTTTGCCCGCGCCGGCATGGTTGCTCGGTGCGGGCCTGGTGGCCTTGGCCACGCGAGGCCGGCGCCAGCGGGGCTGAGCCGCCCGCCCTGGCTCAGGGCATGAAGGCGCGCGCCGCGAAACCCATGCCGGTCGACAGCGCCGGTGAATTGCGGAACGACTGCGGCGAGACCTTGGGACGCGTATACGGCGCCGGCGTCGGCGCCGTGGTGGTGGCAGTGCCGGCGCCGGAGTTGGTGTCCGGCAGCGGCTGACTGACGAACGCTTCCGGCCCGGGCGTGCCTGGCGCCGCGCGCCCCTGCGGGCGTTCGAGCATGGCCTGCGAGTAGGCGATGCCATTCAGGATCTCGGGCAGCGCCGGGCTGCGCTGCCGTGCCACGATGAACAACTGCAAGGAGCCGGCGTAATTGCCGGCTTCCTGCTCCACCACCGCACGCGCAATCCACGGCTCGGCGCGATCCGCGTCCAGCGAACAGGCGCGCACGAGATAGGCGCGTGCGTTGTCGAGATTGAGCTGCATGAGTTCGGCCACGCCCGCCCAGTAGAACGGCAGCCAGTTGTCATGATCGATTTCCAGCAGCGGCGCCAAGGTCAACAGCGCTGAACCGTAGTCGCCGTTGGCTATCTGCAGGCGCGCGGTGATCTGGCGCAGGTTCTGATGGTTGGGCAGACGCACGAGCGCGTTGCGCGCGGCAGTGAGTGCGCCGCGGATGTCGCCGGCCTTTTCACGTTGCAGGATGCGCGGCACTTCGCGATCGAGATCGCTGCTGGCGGAGAGCTTGCCGTCTTTCTTCATGTGCGCGAAGCGTTGCGCGGCGGCCTTGTGATCGTCGCTGCTGACTTTTTCCTCCGGGCCCAGCACCAGTTCACCGCCGTCTTCGAGCGGGATGCCGGCCACGGCTTTTTCAGACATCGCCGCCACGCCGCCTTGCTCGGGCATGAGCCCCGCTTCCGGCAGCACTTCGGGCATGGGCGGGGCGGGTTCGAGCGGCGCGGCGGCGGGCGCCGCGGGCGAGACGCTGGCGGCATTGGCCGCCGCCGCGACAGTCGCCGCGCTGGCCTGGTTGGGGTTCATGACCGCGCTCGGGCTGACGGCCGTCGCCTGGTTCACCCCGGCGGCGGGCGCGCCGACGTTGTCCAGCGCCCAGGCCTGGCCGGCGATGAATGCCGCGCACAGCGCGACCGTACAAGCAGTGTCCTTACGCGACTTCATGTCAGTTGCCTCCCTGCGCCAGCGGCATGCCTCGCGACAGGTTGGGGCCGACCAGCTTGGGCGTCATGAAGATCACGAGCTCCTGCTTGGCATGCTGGTTGTAGCGGCCCTTGAACAGGTTGCCGGCAATCGGAATGTCGCCGAGGCCCGGCACGCCGCGCGTGGTGTCGCTGCTGGCATCGGAAATGAGGCCACCGATGACGATGGTCTCGCCGCTCTGCGCGCGCACCAGTGAAGTCGACTGGCGGATATCGAGATTCGGCGCGGTGCTCTGCACCAGGCCATTGGCGCCGACCACCTGGGTGACGCTGGATACGCGCGTGATGACGGGATAGACGTCGATCATGATCATGCCGTCGTTGGAGATCTGCGGGGTCAGGCCCAGCACGATGCCTTCGGTGACGATCTGCGGTATGTCGCTGGAGGCGGTGGTGGCGCCGGCCGCCGAGGTATCGGTGACCTGTTCACGACGGAAGAAGGTTCTGTCGGTGCCGACCTTGATCATGCCGGCCTGGTTGTTGAGCGTGCGGATATGCGGCTGCGATACCACGCGCACGTCGCCCTGCTGCTTGAGCGCATCGATCACCGCCGACAGGCGAATCGCGCCGCTGGTGGCGATGTCCAGGAGGCCCAGTGAAAACACGTTGGCCGCGGGCGTCACGCCGCCGGCCGGCTGCCTGACGATGGAAGAGGTTTCGAAATCCACCTGCTTGCCGCTGTGGAACTGCGACATGGCGCGCGTCCAATCGATGCCGAGCGCGAAGTCATTGTTCAAGGTGACTTCGACGATGCGCACTTCGATGTCGACCTGGCGCTGCACCGCTTCGTTGACGTCCCCTAAATAACGCCCGACTTCACGCACGCGCCGCATCTGGTCGGTGACCATGATGGTGCCGGCGGTGCGATTGACCACCAGCCGCGCATTCGGCGAGAGCATGGAACGAAGCTGCGTTTCGAGTTCATCCCAGAACGGCACGCTGCCTTGCTGGCTGACGGACACGCTGCCGCCGCCCTGTTCATTGCCGTTGCCGCCGCCGGTATTGCCGGTGGCGCCGCTGCCGCTACCGCCACTGGTGCCGCCGCCGCTGCCCGCCACCGAGCTGGTGGTGCTGGACGAAGTGGCCTGCGCCTCACCCTGGCGCACCACGCGGATGTAATCGACGGTGAAGGTGCGCGTGGCGGTGGAACGTACCCGCACCAGGCCACCATCCCGCTCCCAGTGATAACCGAGACTGCCGAGCATCGCTTCCATGGCCTGGTCGAAAGGCAGGTCGTGGAATTCGACGTTGATGCTGCCGGTCACGTCCTTGTCGACCACGATGTTGAGCTTGTAGGCGCGTGCGAACAGCGCCAGCACCTGGTCGATGGGAAAGTCGCGCGCGAAAAAGCTGTAGAGCTGTTCGGTGGTCTGGGTCGGCAGCTGATCGGTGTCGCTGGCCGGCATCACCAGGCGCGAGGCAATGGGCGGCGGCAACACCGCCGGCGCGCTAGTCATGGGCGTGGTGGTGGCCACCGGCGCGGCGACCGGCGCGGACTGACGGACGGGCTGGGCGCCGCATCCGCCGAGCAAAAGCGCGGCCACGGCCCAGGCAAGTTTGGTCGGAGAATTCATCAGGTCATCCCTCTCGATATCACGAGTCCCTCTACCCGATAGCGCTATCGGCGCGGGCGGGGACAAGCTTTAGGGCTGACGCTGGCGGGAATGCGGACCGGCGCGGCGGACCAATCAGCGGGCGGGAAGTCTCAGCAGCAGCGGTTCGCCGGCATCGGCGCCACGGCCGAGGGCGACGGAGGTCGGATCGATCTTCAGCACCGGTCGGCCGCTGATCTTGTCGCCGACCCGCACCATGTGGCCGTCGATGACGGCGATCTGGGCCGACGGCGTGCTGAGCACCGCTTCCAGCAGCGGCACGGCCGGTACGGCTGCAACGACCGGTTCGACGACCGGTGCGGGTGCCTCGGGCACGCTCACCACCGGCACATTGAGCGCCGGCGGCCCGAAAGGGTCGCGCACCGGCGCATGCTCCCAGCGCAGTTCGGTGGCGCGGCGTGGCCTGTCGTCGCCAGCTTCGATGGCGAGCAGGTCGGCGCCAGCGGTTGCATCGCCGGGCGACGAGGCATCCGCGGGCGCGGCGCTCACGGCTACGGGCGGCGGTTCGCTGCTGGCCATGTCGGCGGGGAAGAACATCGAGCGCATCTCGACCCACCACAGCGCCGCCATGCCGACCACCAGCGCGCCGACCACCCACGGGTTACGCAGCCACTTGTTCATGGTTGACTGCCGTCCACGGCGGCCTGGGTGCCGGCCAGCGATGGCGGCGCCTGCTCGCCGGCGCCATCCTCGCCGTCTGGATTGGATGCCGGCGTGCTGTCGAAGCCGGCGCGGGTGCGCATCCACACGCGGTATTCGAAATTCATGCGCGTGAGCCCTTTGCCCTCGCTCTCGCCATAGGCCGCCACCAGTTCGCCGGCCCACGGCGCTTCGCTCAATTGACGCAGCAGGGTCAGGCCTTCACCGAACACACGCGCGTCGCTGCCCTCGTGGGCCTGCACGCTCAGCAACAGCGGCACCGCGAGCAGGCCGGGACGTGCCTCCATGCGCTGCTCTTCATTGACGGTATAGGTGAGATCGATGGCGCGCGCCGCGCCGCGCGCCTGCAACTCGTGCAGCCAGGTGGCGAGCGTGCCGTAATCGGGAATGAGCTTGCGCTCGGCGGCGTCGATCTTGTCCTCGAGATGCTGGTATTGCAGGCGCAGCACCGTCGCTTTCAGATCTTCCAGCGACAGGCGCAGGCTCACTTCGCGCTGGATGGCGCTGTTGAATTCATTGGCGGTCTGCAACTGCACCAGCACCGTCCAGCAGGTCAGCGCGATGGCCGCGCACAGCAGCACGCCGAGCAAGGCCTTGGTGTAGAGATTGCGCGCGAACCAGTCGGCCGCTTCGCTGACGCGCTGGGCATTGCGGATGCGCCAGTTGGCGACCGGCGCGGCCCGTCCGTCACGGCGGCGATCGACGGCGGTGGTCATTGCAGTTGTCCGCGCATGGCGAAGCGGATGGGGCCACTGGCGGCCGCGCCGCTGCGCAACTGTTGCAGCCAGGTCTGGCGCCAGGCCGGGTTCACATGCGCATTCCACGGCGCGCGCTCGAGCGTCGCGCTCAAACCTTCGAGCGTCGGCAGCGTCACTTCCAGGCGCGTATCGGCCATGCCTTCCAGGCGGAAATCCCAGGCCTCGTCACCGCGCCGGATGCTGGCCTGGGTCAAGGTCAGGGACGCAGGCAGATCCTGCGCCAACTGGTGCATGAAGCTCGCCGGCAGCGGCGCCAGCGCGGGCGTCAGTTGCTGCAGGCGTTCACGCTGCGCCATGAGATTGGCGTAGTCGGTATCGAGCTGCGCGCTTTCCGCTTCCAGCGCCGGCAAGGCCGCCATCGCCAGCGCGCCACGGCTCGCCACGCGCGCATTGAAGTGCGTGACCCACGCCACGCTGACCAGCGCCACCGCCCACATCACGGCGGCAGCCAGCATCGCGGCGCGCGTCAGCGCACGTTGCGACAACGCGCGTTGCCGGAAGCGCGGCACCAGGTTGCCGAGCGGCGCGAGATCGACACGGGCGGCGGCGCGCGCCCAGGTGAATTCGAGATCGTCCACCGCCACGTCACGCAGCGGCATTTCGAGCGCGGGGCCGACGCGCGCCGGCAGTTCGGCGTCGCCGGCGAAAATGCAGGTGGCGTCGATCGATTTACCAATCTTCTGCTTGGCAAACAGCGCCGTGCGATTGGTTTCGAGCAGCACGCGTTCGTCAGGGGAATCGTGCTCGCCGATCACCACGGTGCGCGCGAACACCACGCAGGCATCGGCACGCACCACGCACAGCATCGCGCGTTCGCGCAGGACCACCGTGGCAATCACCACGTCCTGCGGCGTCTCACAGGCCGGCTGCGCCATGCGTGCCACCAGCTCGGCCAAGGGCAGCACCGAGCGCACCTGCAGGAAATGCTCTTCGCAGATGCGGATCATGGCGTCGACGATGCGCTTGGGCGCGAGATGCAGCAGCACGGTGCGGCCGGTCTGCGCACGCTCGTCGGCGATCGCGCGATAGGTCCACGCCGCCGGCTCACTGAAACTCTTGTCGGCCTCCACGCGCCGCGCCACCATGCGTTCCAGATCGGCCGCCGAGGTCGGCGGCGCTTCGAACGACAGGTGGCCGCTGTCATCGTTGGCAAACACGATGGCTATCGGCCCCGAGGGCAAGGCCAGCGCGGCATGCGCGGTGCTGACCGCCTCGGCGAAGGCGGCCAGCGTATCGACGCTCTCGGCGGCGTGGTAGACCGCCACCACCTTGCCACGCTGCAGTCTTACGGCGCGAAACTCGCCGAACACCCAGCTGATGACGCCGACCAGTTTGCTCATGGCGCGCTCCACGACCACACCGGGGTGGCGCCGCCCGACGACACGTAACTCAATTCACGCGAACCGTTGACCAGCACCGCGCGTTCGAGCGCGCCCGTCGGGAACGGCGGCTTGCGCAGCGACACCTTGCTGCCCTTGATGAGATAACGCGTGACGCCCGTGCCGCCGCCGGCGCCGACCGCCGGCAGCGATATCGCGCCACCCGCCTCGATGCTGTAGCCGACCGCGCTGGTGAACTGGTTGGTGAGCAACACCGGCACGAAAGTGCTGCCGAGATGCATGCGTTGCACGCGCACGCGCGCACCTTCCTTGACGGTCGCGGCGGCGGTCTGGTTCCAGATGGCATTGAAGGCGGCGGCGGTGGTGGGCGCGGCCGGCGCGTTACGCGTCAGGTCAGACACGATCATGATGCGCGGCGAGAATGGCGCGCTGGTGCGCCCGCTGGTCTGGGTATAGCCGGCAAAGGCCGTGGCGGTCGCGGTGAAGAAGCGCGGGTCGACGTAGTAGCCGCGCGTGAAGCCGCGCTCGTTGAGATTGATCTTGTTGCTGCTCATGCTGGTCACGCCGGCCAGCGCCGCGACCCAGCCGGCGGCATTGGGAATGCGCTTGTTGGTGCTGGTATAGGTGTCGAGCGCGCTGGCAAGCGTGGTGAGATCCTTGCCCTCGGCGTCCATCACCGCTTCATCGACGGTCTTGACCACGTTCGGCACCAGCACCGCGGCCAGCGTCGAGATGATGGCCAGCACGCCGATCATTTCGATCAGGGTGAAGCCGCCGTGCCTGCGAGTGATGGCGCGGTTCATCGGCCGAGACCGCCGATCATGCTCATCAGGGGCAGGAAGATGGCCATGGCGACGGTGCCGACCAGGCAGATGAGGGTCAGCATCACCAGCGGCTCGATGATGCCGAACAGCTTCTTGATGCGGCGCGGGATCTCTTCGTCGAGGTGATGGGCGACATGGCCGAGCGCATGTTCCATGCGACCGGTCTCCTCACCCACGGCGATCATTCTTACCAACATGCCGGGGATATCGGCGTGTTCGCGAAATGCCGTACTCAGCACCCCGCCCTGCAGCACCACGTTGAGCGCCGCGCCCACCAGTTCGCCGTACACGCGATTGCCGAGCGAGTGCTGGCACAGGCCGAGGGCGTCGGTGATGGGCACGCCGGATTTCAACAGCAGGCCGAGCTGATGGGTGAGACGCGACAGGCAAATCATGCGATTCAGCCTGCCGAACACCGGCATGCGCAGTTTCAGCCTGTCGAAGGCAAAGGCCAGCGTCGGTACGCGGTGCAGCGCCGTGCGCACGCCGACGAACGCCAGCGCGATGCCTGCCAGCGTGACCAGCCCGTAGTTCTGCGCGAACCCGCCGATGCCGATGACGATGCGAGTGACCAGCGGCAGCTCGAGGCCGAGCTCGGTGAGGATGGCGGCGAACTTCGGCACCACGAAGCCGAACAGCAGCATCATGAAGGCGATGAGCACGCACAGCACCACGATGGGATAGGTGCTGGCCTGCTTGACGTCCGCCATGAGGCGCCCCAGCCATTCGAGATAGCGCGCTATTTCGCGCAGCGACTCGGCGAGGTTGCCGCCGTACTCGCCGGCCGCGATGGTGTTGCGGATCTGTTCGTCGAAGATCTTAGGATGACGCGCCAGGGCTTCACCGAGGCTGGTGCCGGTTTCGACGTTGAGGCGCACGTCGGTCAGCACGCGCTTCAAGCCTTGTTCCTCGCTCTCGCTTTCCAGCGTGCGCAGCGCCGACACGATGCTCAAGCCGGCATCGAGCAGCACCGCGAGATTGGAGAACAGCTCGGCGAGATCGGCGCGCTTGACGCGCGACACTTCGCGAACTTCGTCGGGCTTGCAGGTCTTGGCTTCGATCAGCCAGTAGCCGATGGTTTGCAGCTTCTCCGCCAGCGACTGCTCGTCGACCGCGGTCAGCGTGCCGGCCACTCCATTGCCGTCCCGGTCGATGGCGCGATAGGCGTAGTTGAGCATGGCGCGCGACTCGTCGGTCAGCGCACGACGCGAACCAGTTCATCGAGCGTGGTGAGGCCGGCGCGCGCCTTGGCGAGACCGTCTTCCAACATGCTCTGCATGCCGCTGTCGGCAGCCAGTTGCCGCAACTGCGACAACTCCACGCCCTTCAGGATGGGCGCATGGAAACGCTCGTCGACGACCAGCACTTCGTAGATGGCGACACGTCCGCGATAGCCGCTGTTGCGGCACAGGTTGCAGCCGGCGCCGACCCACAACGGCCCGACTTCGTGCGTGCCTATGACGTTACTCAGGCGCGCGTATTCCTCGGCGGGGTTCTCCACTTCGGTCTTGCAGCCGCTGC from Pseudomonadota bacterium harbors:
- a CDS encoding secretin N-terminal domain-containing protein codes for the protein MNSPTKLAWAVAALLLGGCGAQPVRQSAPVAAPVATTTPMTSAPAVLPPPIASRLVMPASDTDQLPTQTTEQLYSFFARDFPIDQVLALFARAYKLNIVVDKDVTGSINVEFHDLPFDQAMEAMLGSLGYHWERDGGLVRVRSTATRTFTVDYIRVVRQGEAQATSSSTTSSVAGSGGGTSGGSGSGATGNTGGGNGNEQGGGSVSVSQQGSVPFWDELETQLRSMLSPNARLVVNRTAGTIMVTDQMRRVREVGRYLGDVNEAVQRQVDIEVRIVEVTLNNDFALGIDWTRAMSQFHSGKQVDFETSSIVRQPAGGVTPAANVFSLGLLDIATSGAIRLSAVIDALKQQGDVRVVSQPHIRTLNNQAGMIKVGTDRTFFRREQVTDTSAAGATTASSDIPQIVTEGIVLGLTPQISNDGMIMIDVYPVITRVSSVTQVVGANGLVQSTAPNLDIRQSTSLVRAQSGETIVIGGLISDASSDTTRGVPGLGDIPIAGNLFKGRYNQHAKQELVIFMTPKLVGPNLSRGMPLAQGGN
- a CDS encoding prepilin-type N-terminal cleavage/methylation domain-containing protein; protein product: MNRAITRRHGGFTLIEMIGVLAIISTLAAVLVPNVVKTVDEAVMDAEGKDLTTLASALDTYTSTNKRIPNAAGWVAALAGVTSMSSNKINLNERGFTRGYYVDPRFFTATATAFAGYTQTSGRTSAPFSPRIMIVSDLTRNAPAAPTTAAAFNAIWNQTAAATVKEGARVRVQRMHLGSTFVPVLLTNQFTSAVGYSIEAGGAISLPAVGAGGGTGVTRYLIKGSKVSLRKPPFPTGALERAVLVNGSRELSYVSSGGATPVWSWSAP
- a CDS encoding type II secretion system F family protein, coding for MLNYAYRAIDRDGNGVAGTLTAVDEQSLAEKLQTIGYWLIEAKTCKPDEVREVSRVKRADLAELFSNLAVLLDAGLSIVSALRTLESESEEQGLKRVLTDVRLNVETGTSLGEALARHPKIFDEQIRNTIAAGEYGGNLAESLREIARYLEWLGRLMADVKQASTYPIVVLCVLIAFMMLLFGFVVPKFAAILTELGLELPLVTRIVIGIGGFAQNYGLVTLAGIALAFVGVRTALHRVPTLAFAFDRLKLRMPVFGRLNRMICLSRLTHQLGLLLKSGVPITDALGLCQHSLGNRVYGELVGAALNVVLQGGVLSTAFREHADIPGMLVRMIAVGEETGRMEHALGHVAHHLDEEIPRRIKKLFGIIEPLVMLTLICLVGTVAMAIFLPLMSMIGGLGR